CGTTTTGGATAAAGAGATAGTGACGTTGTCaaaacgtcgctatatgttCCCCATTCAAAATTTCACTAAGTGGGAAAGTTCCCaccattttgttctttttttttttttttggtctcctTTCCTTACACGTTTTTtcaatcctttttctttcttatcattctttttctttctcaaacaaACTTCCCTTCCTACTTCCATAttctccccctcccccccccccctttatcACTTCTTCACACTTAGCCATTGCCGCCACCGCCAACCCAATGATGTACGAGTTCTTCCCTCTCTAGCCACCACCCACTGCCACTAccattctttttttccctcttttttggtgttcaagtttctttaaagtgtaaatctttgtgttttggcttatgggtttgctttgatttggtttttctttaatgggtcATGGAGTCTTTGTATTTTGGCTTATgaatttgctttgatttagtttttctttaataggTCATGAAACttttgtgctaattttttttgtttgcttgttttggtTGGAGTTTGGTACAGAaaacttttattcaaatttggatttttgagcAAAAAGACTTGAGTATCAAAGGCTAAATCATTGTAAGTTTATGTACAAGTTTGCaaatcttggtttttttttttttttttcctacaatttttctGTAGTAtgtagattttgaattttttttgttattagttttgtGGTTTAGCTagcttgaaattaattttttttaaaagctcaCTACCCACTAATGTGTAAATAATCTCAACTAAATGCtctttatatgtgtgtgtgtatatatatatatatatatatattttttttttttattgttactaAATTCTCAACCACCATGACTCATTAACATTGGACATTTGATATTGTGGAATAATGATGATAGGTCTATTTGATCTATTACAAGCTTATTGCAAGCATATGTtagttattattgaattttcaatagttttatatagcatttttaatatttttttttttaaaaaaaaatgagtaggTTTTGCGAcgttttaaaaacgtcactaaaaaGCAAAAGGACAAATGCTTTTGTGACGTTTTCGAAATGTCGCTATTGGTGTGATTATTTGCGGCGTTTTATAAACGTCGCTAAATGTATTTTCTTACATCATGAAcgaaaatgttatattatttagtgacgttttagaaaacgtcactaaaagttCCTGAACGCCACTAAAGAGTACCGTATAGTGACGTTTTTCGAAATgtcgcaaaaaaaaaagtcgctGTAGGCCATTTGTggctatagtgacgttttttgggtttttagtgacgttttacaAACGTCACCTAAACCCAGATTTCTTGTAGTGAAGGCAAATGAAATTGTTGGATTGCTAACAAGATATTGAAAATTTGTCCTTATGATACAACCAATTATATTACATTCCACAAATAGTAATTATGGAGATACCCACATGGTTTTTAGTGTTTATGAAAATAAATCTTCCATCTAATATTTACAATGagagtgtttttttctttaattttaatttttttaatacgatacaatttcaacctatgacataaaatatttacaatgagatttttttaaacggactttactagttttttttttagagagttttttttttttttgagctaactgaaacctgAGAgtttaaacaatatatatatatagaccaCAAAAGGTCACAAATAAAGTATTATAATTGTTAGAAAACAATTAGAAACAATCTCTTAACATTCACAAATGTCTTAAATATCAGGTGGTGCAactcttaacaatatattaaaaaatgtacTTTTGCTTAATCTCATCCAAAATTCGATTAATTGAATTTCTCCACACTCAAAAAAGTCAAATTTCTACCGTAAATTTGACAAGGTCACAACAAATGCATTTTTaacttctttatatatatatatatgtatgtatgtatattcaTCTCTTTAAAAGAGATAATAATACTCTTCCACTTCCAAAAGTACATAGGATTAAATAATATCTTTTCACGGCTAAAGTGGGATCAAACttgtattataatttatttgttaattaattatttaaatagaaaaaatattagaGCACTCATATAATTGAATGCAAAATAACATAAGATATCATTTTTGCACATTTATCTCCAAAATCACCCAAATTAATTTAGTCAAACTTGTGTAAAATAGCATCAAAGTAgagtattttgaaaaataattgtgtaaaatataaaaaatagattcttatactaaaatagtccaaaaaaaaaaaaaaaatctaccaatTGATGTGAGCTCTTTaggaattttaatattttagatataaaatatatattttttgaaataaaatcttcttgaaaatttttagcTAGTAAGTCAATGACGACTGATATCTAGCTAGCAGCCATTGGTTCACGACGTCCtcatatttttagaaacaattgTAACCATTGTAACAGTGCGCAATGACCTCTCATCAGTCATCATTTTCAGTATTCCACAAACAAATCCATCTAGTATTccggaaaaaagaaaaaaagaaatggctGAAGGAGTTTTATTCGAACATGCAGGCAGAGTCCTTGGAGTGCTGACTTCTTTAACTCTCCAAGAGATTCAGTTGTCCTTGGGTGCCAAAGCTGAGCTTGAAAATCTAACGAATACGGTTTCCACCATCCAAGCTGTGATTCTAGATGCAGAAAAGCGGAGTTCTCATAACCATGAGATCAAAGACTGGCTTAGAAAGCTCAAAGATGTCATTCATGATGCAGATGACTTGTTAGATGACTTCTCCACTGAAGTTTTGCGGCACAAAGTGATGGTTGGAGATGTGATGACAAAGGAGATATGTATTTTCTACTCAAATTCAAACCAGCTTGTTTTTAGTCCTAAGATGGGTCATAAAATCAAGGCCATTAGGGAGAAATTAAATGGCATTGCAGATGAGAGGACCAAGTTCCACTTTATGGAAAGCCCCATTGAGCCTCAAATGATTAATAGGGAAAGAGAAACTTATTCTTTTGTGCCAGAAGAAGAAGTTGTTGGGAGAGAAGATGACAAAAATGCAATTGTAGAATGTCTTTTGGATAATAATGTTGTAGAAAATGTTTCAATTATTTCGATAGTTGGAATGGTTGGGTTAGGTAAGACCACACTAGCTCAACTCATATACAATGATAAGATTGTTAATAAAACTTATGAGTTGAAACTTTGGATTTGTGTCTCTAGTAACTTTGATGTAAAACAAATTGTTAAAGCAATTTTagaacatttgattgatgagaAGCTTAAAGAAAGCCTTGAAATCTTGCAAACACAACTTCGAGAAAAacttaatggaaaaaaatatttgcttGTCTTGGATGATGTGTGGAACGAGGATAATAATAAATGgtttctcttgaaaaatttgTTAATGGTTGGTGCAAGGGGAAGTAAGATAATAGTAACTACACGCTCTGAAAAGGTAGCAATGATAATAGGCACAACTTCATGTTATCCTCTAAAAggccaaattaaaaaaaaggcttggagtttttttgtaaaaatagcaTTTGAacaaggccaagaaccagagaaCCAAGCCCTTGTAAGCCTAGGAGAGGAGATTATGAATAATTGTGCTGGGGTACCTCTTGTTATAAGAACAATAGCAAGCTTACTACGCTCAAAGACTTCAGAAAATGAGTGGcgatcttttaaaaattatgaactCTCAAAAATCGCTCAAGAAGAAAATGATATCTCATCAACACTTAAGTTGAGTTATGACATCTACCCCCATACTTAAAGCAATGCTTTGCTTATTGTAGTTTATTTCCCAAAGATTACAAGATTCAAGTAAAGACACTAATTGATCTTTGGGCAGCACAAGgttttattaaattatcaaatccaAAGCAACGTGTGGAGGATGTTAGTAGAGAGTACTTTATGGTGTTACTTTGGAGgtcatttttccaaaatataggAAAAGATGAACATGGAAATGTTATATGGTGCAAAATGCATAATCTCATGCATGATCTTGCAACTTTGGTGTCTGGGATGGAAAGTGTTGCATTAAATTCAAATGGGGAAAACATTGGTGAAAAAGTTCCTCATCTATCATTTAATCTTATGGATCCAATCACCATGCTTAatggaaggaagatgcaaacagtTCTTGCATCTAGTGTAGGGGGAAATTTGGGTAATTTAACTTGTGATGCACTTGTTTCAAATCTTAAGTATTTGCGCACATTGGATTTAAGCAATTTATGACTACATGCATTGCCAAGTTCAATCGGAGAGTTGAAACATTTAAGATATCTTGATGTATCTGAAAATCATGATATTAAAATTCTCCCTAATTCCATTACTAGGCTACAGAATTTGCAGACCTTAAAACTCAATAACTGTGGATCTCTTAGGGAATTACCAATGGACACTAAAAAATTGGTCAATCTTAGGCATCTAGATGTTACTAATTGTTTAAAATTGACTCATATGCCCCATGGACTAGGACAATTAACTTCTCTTGAGATACTACCACAGTTTGTTGTGAGTAAGGTAGGTTCTAGAGCTAGGTCTAGTTGTGGGCTAAGTGAATTGAAAGAGTTGAGCAATTTGGGAGGACGCTTATGGATTGGATATCTAGGACATGAAAAAGAGGACATGCTGAAATGTCAAGCTGCAAATATGAAGGAGAAACATCTTCAACAATTGATTTTACGGTGGGATCGATTACGGAATGGAGAAACCACATGTTGTGATGAAATAGCATTGAAATGGCTCCAACCACATCCAAATCTTAAAGCATTGGAGTTATGGTCTTATATGGGTGTGACAATTCCAAGTTGGATCTCTTTGCTCACTAATCTTGTCAATTTGGAATTTTGGCATACTCATAAATGCCATCACCTCCCACTGTTATATCAACTCCCTTTTCTTAAGTCTCTCAGTCTTGTAGATATGGGAGAGCTTGAATACATATCAGAAGACACTACTAGTCTATCCTTTACTTCATCGTTGTCTTCCTcgaaaacattatttttcacATCCTTAATTACTCTCACATTATGGGATTGCCCCAATGTGAAGGGATGGTGGAGGATAGATGATAAAGCTCAACCAGAGCATTTGTTAATACCATCATTTACTCATCCTTCGGAATTAGAAATTAGTTTTTGCCCGAACCTGATTTGCATGCCACTATTTCCGTATCTCAAAGAAGGGTTGACATTGACTGAAGTTAGCTCCAAAGTATTGCAACAAACAATGGATATGGTAGTAACGCAAAACCCATCAACGACATTCTCAACCTCCTCAGGTTGCTTTCCTCTTTCTGAATTAGAGACTTTGCAGTTAGAATGGGTTAATGATTTAGAATCACTTCCAGATGCATGGCTACGAAATCTTGTTTCACTTCGAAGACTTTCCATTTTCAACTGTAATGGACTAAGGTCTTTCCCTGGTGGAGGCATTCAACATCTCACCTCACTTCAAGATATGAAAATTTGGGATTGTAACGAGCTTGTTTTGCtaaatgatgaagatgatggtATGCAATGGCAAGGCCTTAGGAGCCTTAGTTCACTCTATTTTACTGGACTTCCAAAACTGCTGTCTCTACCAAATGGACTTCAACATATTACCACTCTTCAAAAACTCCAAATTCGTGATTGTCCTAATTTGACAGCTTTACCAGAGTGGATAGGTAACCTCAAATCACTTCAAGAGCTTAACATTAGCAAATGGCCCAATTTGACATCATTGCCTCAAGAGATTTGTTATCTCACCTCTTTACAAGATTTGGAGATTGAAAATTGTCCTAATTTGATTGCTTTACCAGAGTGGATAGGTAATCTCACATTACTACAAAGGTTTAAAATTGACGAATACCCCAATTTGACATCATTGCCTGATGGAATGCGTCATCTCACCTCTTTACAATATCTTGACATTGAAAATTGTCCTAATTTGGTGGCTTTACCCGAGTGGATAGGCAACCTCACATCACTACAAAAGCTTGAAATTAGCCGTTGCCCCAATTTGAGATCAATCCCTCAAGGGATTCGCCATCTCTCCACTTTACAATGCCTTACAATTGCTAATTGTCCTCTTTTACGACAAAGATGTCAGAGACAGACAGGTGAAGATTGGCCTAAGATTGCTCATA
This DNA window, taken from Quercus lobata isolate SW786 unplaced genomic scaffold, ValleyOak3.0 Primary Assembly Scq3eQI_177, whole genome shotgun sequence, encodes the following:
- the LOC115973534 gene encoding putative disease resistance protein RGA3, yielding MDTKKLVNLRHLDVTNCLKLTHMPHGLGQLTSLEILPQFVVSKVGSRARSSCGLSELKELSNLGGRLWIGYLGHEKEDMLKCQAANMKEKHLQQLILRWDRLRNGETTCCDEIALKWLQPHPNLKALELWSYMGVTIPSWISLLTNLVNLEFWHTHKCHHLPLLYQLPFLKSLSLVDMGELEYISEDTTSLSFTSSLSSSKTLFFTSLITLTLWDCPNVKGWWRIDDKAQPEHLLIPSFTHPSELEISFCPNLICMPLFPYLKEGLTLTEVSSKVLQQTMDMVVTQNPSTTFSTSSGCFPLSELETLQLEWVNDLESLPDAWLRNLVSLRRLSIFNCNGLRSFPGGGIQHLTSLQDMKIWDCNELVLLNDEDDGMQWQGLRSLSSLYFTGLPKLLSLPNGLQHITTLQKLQIRDCPNLTALPEWIGNLKSLQELNISKWPNLTSLPQEICYLTSLQDLEIENCPNLIALPEWIGNLTLLQRFKIDEYPNLTSLPDGMRHLTSLQYLDIENCPNLVALPEWIGNLTSLQKLEISRCPNLRSIPQGIRHLSTLQCLTIANCPLLRQRCQRQTGEDWPKIAHIPYLDVDWYLEYAREPIEAKNKVWLKIRTLFENRNCATCHKTQ
- the LOC115973535 gene encoding putative disease resistance protein RGA4, which translates into the protein MAEGVLFEHAGRVLGVLTSLTLQEIQLSLGAKAELENLTNTVSTIQAVILDAEKRSSHNHEIKDWLRKLKDVIHDADDLLDDFSTEVLRHKVMVGDVMTKEICIFYSNSNQLVFSPKMGHKIKAIREKLNGIADERTKFHFMESPIEPQMINRERETYSFVPEEEVVGREDDKNAIVECLLDNNVVENVSIISIVGMVGLGKTTLAQLIYNDKIVNKTYELKLWICVSSNFDVKQIVKAILEHLIDEKLKESLEILQTQLREKLNGKKYLLVLDDVWNEDNNKWFLLKNLLMVGARGRKDEHGNVIWCKMHNLMHDLATLVSGMESVALNSNGENIGEKVPHLSFNLMDPITMLNGRKMQTVLASSVGGNLGNLTCDALVSNLKYLRTLDLSNL